GCTGTCGCCGACGTGCGCCACGACGGCCCGGTGCGTCGACACGATCGCGGCGACGACCGTGGTGCCCATGCCCGCGTAGCCGTCGCTCGACCCCGCGACCTGGTGCACGCGCTGGTTCGCCAGGCGAATGGCGGTCTGGAGACGGTTGCCGCTGAAGGAGAGCGTGGGGTCGAACTCCCAGGGCCACGAGAAGTCGTCGTTGTCGTGGGAACGCTGGATGAACCCGAGCAGCGTGTCGACCGCCAGCCGCGAGGCCACCTCGCCGGCGTTGTGGCCGCCCATCCCGTCGGCGACGACGTAGAGGCCAAGGTCGTCGTTGGCCACGAAACAGTCCTCGTTGTGCGACCGCACGGGCCCGCAGTCGGTGCGGCCCGCACCGGCCGGTACCACACCAGGGCCAATCGCACGCCGTCCCGGATCGTCCTGCTGGACGTTCGACACCGTGATGCTCACTCTGTTGGCCGCTCAGTCTACTCGACGCGCCAGGGTTCGACAACTATCCGTGATCCGACAATCCGGCTGCTGGCTACCGGCTACAGACGACCGGCCTGCACGGCGTTCCACGCCGATGGCTCCGAGACCTTCGTCTCACGCCTGGTGACGTTTCGCCAAGGGCTCGATTCGTCACTTCACGCCGTGTGGGACCGCCAGCCGCTGATCGCCAGTCGCCAGCCGTCTTGACGCATCGAGGCTATGAGCGATGAACTCTCAGCTCTACGCTCTCAGCTATGAGCTGTGAGCTCTGAGCGGGTACGGCGGTGACGGATTCGGCACCGGGCCGCGACCGTCGTCGCACCCATGGCTCATGGCTCATCGCGCATGGCTCATCGCGCATGGCCCAACGCTCCCGGCTCGTCGTCACTCACCGCTCATCGCTCAATGCTCAGAGCTCAATGCTCAGAGCTCGGGTTCGAGCCGCATAATGGAGTAATGCGCCAACGAGCGACGAAATGGGCAACGGCGTCGCCGCGGGGATCGCCCTGGCCCGGCCGTGGGATAATCTCCCGCGTGTCTTCCCGTCTCCTGAACGTCGCGCTCGTGGGCTTCGGCACGGTGGGGAGCGCCGTGGGGCGCATCCTCTGCGACCCGCAGCGCCCCGCCCGCCTCGCACGCCTGCTCAGGCTCTCCCACGTCTGCACCCGCCACGTCGCGCGTCGTCGTGCCGAGTGGGTGCCCTCCGAGGTCGTGTGGACCGAGCGGTTCGACGACCTGCTCACCGGACAGGTCGACGTCATCGTCGAGGTCGCCGGCGGCCTCGAGCCGGTCGGCAGCTGGGTCGCCCAGGCTCTGGCGGCCGGCAAGCCCGTCGTCACCGCCAACAAGCAGCTGCTCGCGCACCGCGGCGCCGAGCTCTTCGCGCTGGCCGCGCGCCACCAGCGGCCGCTCGCCTTCGAGGCGTCGGTCGCGGGAGGCATCCCGGTCGTGCGCGGCATCCGCGAGGGCCTCGCCGGCGACGACCTGGTCGGCATCTCGGGCATTCTCAACGGCACGTGCAACTACATGCTCACCCGCATGGAGCGCGATCGGCTGGCCTTCGACACGGCGCTCGCGGAGGCCCAGGCCCGCGGCTTCGCCGAGGCCGACCCCACCGACGACCTCGACGGCTTCGACGCCCGGGCCAAGCTGTGCATCCTTGCGCGCGTGGGCCTCGGCGTCGCGCTCGCGCCGGCTCAGGTGGCCTGCGTGTCGATCCGCCCGGTCACCGACGTCGACTTCGCCTACGCCGCGCGCCTCGGGTGCACGATCAGGCAGGTGTCGCGCGCCGCGGTCGGCCCGACGGCCGTCGAGGCCTGGGTACGCCCCGCCCTCGTGCCGCAGACCTCGCCGCTCGCGCGGGTCCAGGGCAGCCAGAACCTCGTCGTCGTCTCGGGGCGCCACGGTGGCGACACGGCCTTCTCGGGGTTCGGGGCGGGCGGCGGGCCGACGGCCGTCGCCGTCGTCTCGGATCTCGTGGCGGTGGCCGAGCGTGGCCACGACTCGCCGGTGGTCGCCTTCGAGGCCGCGACGCCGGCCGCCGTGCACGGCGCGGTGCGTGCGCCGTACTACGTCCGCCTCGTCGTCGACGACCGGCCGGGCATCATCGCGCGCCTCGCCACCATCCTGGCCGCGCACGGCATCAACATCGACGCCGTCCTGCAGGAGCCGGCCGACGACAAGCGGGCGCTGCCGTTCGTCATGACGCTCGAAGAGGCCGACCCCCCGGCGCTCGCGCGGGCGCTCGACGAAATCGCCGCGCTCGACTTCCACGTGCGGCCGCCGCTGGCGCTGCCGATGCTGGCCGGGGCCTGACCACGGTGTCGTCTTCGCTGCTCGGCCGCGTCATCCGCGTGCCCGGCTCCACCTCGAACCTCGGCGCGGGCTTCGACGCGCTCGGCCTCGCGCTCGGCCTTTACCTCGAAGTCGAGGTCGTCGGCCTCGACGAGCACACGCGCGGCGGCTTGCGCTGGTCGTTCGCCGGGCGGCCGCTCGATGGCGACAACTACATCGAACGCGGCTTTCGCGCGCTCGCCGACCAGGCAGGCCTCGATCTCCCGACGCTCGACCTGGAAGTGACGACCGGCATCCCGATGAAGGCCGGTCTTGGCAGCAGCGCCGCCGCCATCGTGGCCGGCACGCGGCTGTTCGAGGCCGTCGCCGGCCCGCGCCCGCTCCAGGAGCTGCTCGACGTCGCCACGGCGCTCGAGGGGCATCCCGACAACGTCTCGGCCTCGCTGCTCGGCGGGCTCACCGCGAGCGCCGCCGCGATCGACGGCCATGTGATCTCGATCGCGACACGCTGGCCCGACGACTGGCGGCTCGTGGTCGCGACCCCCGAGGTCCCGCTCGAGACCAGGGTCGCGCGCGCGGCCCTGCCCGAACGCGTGTCGCTCGGCGATGCCGTGCACAACGTGCAGCGCGCGGCCCTGCTCGTGCAGGCCGCGGCCACCGCCAGCTTCGACGCGCTGCGCGAGGCGACCCGCGACCGCCTGCACCAGCCGCATCGCGCGCCGCTCGTGCCGGGGCTCGCCGAATCGCTCGCCTGGTCCGACCCGGCGCTCGGGGGGGTCTTCCTGAGCGGCGCCGGGCCCTCGATTGCCGCCATCGTCCGGTATGACACGGAGCGCGTCGTCGAACGGTTCCAGGCGATGTATCGTCGTCTGGACGTCGCCGCGACCGTGCGGGTGCTCGCGGCGCATCAACCCCACACATGCTGACGTCGCTTCGTTGCCACCTCTGCCACACGCCGTTTCCTGCCGAAGCCCTGTTCGTCTGCGACAAGTGCTTCGGGCCGCTCGAGCCGGTCTACGACTACGACGCCGTCCGCCGGACGTTCACGCGCGAGGCCATCGCGTCGCGCCCGCGGAACCTCTGGCGCTATCGGGAGCTGCTCCCCATCACCGGTGAACCCCTCACCGGGTTCCACTCGGGGTGCACGCCGCTCGTCCGCGCGAAGCATCTGGCCGAGCGGCTCGGCGTCAGCGAGCTCTACGTCAAGGACGATGGCGTCAACCACCCGACGCTGTCGTACAAGGACCGGGTGGTGTCGGTCGCCGCGACGCGCGCCGTCGAGCTGGGCTTCACGACGTTCGGCTGCGCCTCGACCGGCAACCTCGCCAACAGCGTCGCCGCGCACGCGGCGCGGCTCGGCCTCGCCTGCTCGGTTTTCATTCCCGACAATCTCGAACCGGGCAAGGTCGCCGGCTCGGCCGCGTACCACCCCCGCATCGTCGCCGTCCGAGGCAACTACGACGATGTGAACCGGCTGTGCACGCAGATTGCCGACAAGTACCGCTGGGGCTTCGCCAACATCAACCTGCGCAGCTATTACGCCGAGGGCGCGAAGACGTTCGGCTTCGAGATCGTCGAGCAGCTCGGGTGGCGCTTTCCGCAACACGTCGTGTCGCCCGTGGCGGGCGGAACGCTGCTGCCGCGGATCGCGCGCGGCTTCCGCGAGATGCGCGACCTCGGCCTCGTCGACGGCGAGCTGCCCCGAATGTACGCCGCGCAGGCCGCCGGCTGCGCGCCGGTCGTCCGCGCGCTCGAGGCGGGCCAGGACTATCCCGACCCGGTCCGGCCGAACACCCTCGCGAAGTCGATTGCCATCGGCAACCCCGCCGACGGCTTCCAGGTCGTCGAGACCATCAAGGCGACGGGCGGCTGGGGGGCGATGGTGAGCGACGAGGAGATCCTCGACGGCATTCAGTGGCTCGCCGAGACCGAGGGCATCTTCACCGAGCCGGCGGGCGGCACGACCGTGGCGGTGACCAGGAAGCTCGTCGAGCAGGGACGCATCCCGCGCGACGAGTCGATCGTCGTGTGCGTGACCGGGAACGGCTACAAGACGGCCGAAGTGCTGCAGGGACGCACGCCGGCGCCGATCGCGATTGGCCGGTCGCTCGCGGAGTTCGAGGAGGCCGTGGGGTCCCCACTCCGCCGGGGCTGAAGCCCCGGCGCTGCGGGTGGGAGGCGCGACGTGAGAGCCCGCGCTACCGCGACCCGGACGGCGGCGCCGGCGGCGGCTTGAGCGTGTAGCCGCTCCGGG
The window above is part of the Acidobacteriota bacterium genome. Proteins encoded here:
- a CDS encoding serine/threonine-protein phosphatase, with product MSITVSNVQQDDPGRRAIGPGVVPAGAGRTDCGPVRSHNEDCFVANDDLGLYVVADGMGGHNAGEVASRLAVDTLLGFIQRSHDNDDFSWPWEFDPTLSFSGNRLQTAIRLANQRVHQVAGSSDGYAGMGTTVVAAIVSTHRAVVAHVGDSRLYLLNDGHLSLLTRDDTLVAALEGDGHDGSIPASHPMRNVLTRVLGAGDDVEVHVQQVALHGGETLLLCSDGVHGVLSQADLESVLSGGGQPIDLVTRLLEAAIAGGSRDNVTAVVVRCQARS
- a CDS encoding homoserine dehydrogenase yields the protein MRQRATKWATASPRGSPWPGRGIISRVSSRLLNVALVGFGTVGSAVGRILCDPQRPARLARLLRLSHVCTRHVARRRAEWVPSEVVWTERFDDLLTGQVDVIVEVAGGLEPVGSWVAQALAAGKPVVTANKQLLAHRGAELFALAARHQRPLAFEASVAGGIPVVRGIREGLAGDDLVGISGILNGTCNYMLTRMERDRLAFDTALAEAQARGFAEADPTDDLDGFDARAKLCILARVGLGVALAPAQVACVSIRPVTDVDFAYAARLGCTIRQVSRAAVGPTAVEAWVRPALVPQTSPLARVQGSQNLVVVSGRHGGDTAFSGFGAGGGPTAVAVVSDLVAVAERGHDSPVVAFEAATPAAVHGAVRAPYYVRLVVDDRPGIIARLATILAAHGINIDAVLQEPADDKRALPFVMTLEEADPPALARALDEIAALDFHVRPPLALPMLAGA
- the thrB gene encoding homoserine kinase — its product is MSSSLLGRVIRVPGSTSNLGAGFDALGLALGLYLEVEVVGLDEHTRGGLRWSFAGRPLDGDNYIERGFRALADQAGLDLPTLDLEVTTGIPMKAGLGSSAAAIVAGTRLFEAVAGPRPLQELLDVATALEGHPDNVSASLLGGLTASAAAIDGHVISIATRWPDDWRLVVATPEVPLETRVARAALPERVSLGDAVHNVQRAALLVQAAATASFDALREATRDRLHQPHRAPLVPGLAESLAWSDPALGGVFLSGAGPSIAAIVRYDTERVVERFQAMYRRLDVAATVRVLAAHQPHTC
- a CDS encoding threonine synthase, translated to MLTSLRCHLCHTPFPAEALFVCDKCFGPLEPVYDYDAVRRTFTREAIASRPRNLWRYRELLPITGEPLTGFHSGCTPLVRAKHLAERLGVSELYVKDDGVNHPTLSYKDRVVSVAATRAVELGFTTFGCASTGNLANSVAAHAARLGLACSVFIPDNLEPGKVAGSAAYHPRIVAVRGNYDDVNRLCTQIADKYRWGFANINLRSYYAEGAKTFGFEIVEQLGWRFPQHVVSPVAGGTLLPRIARGFREMRDLGLVDGELPRMYAAQAAGCAPVVRALEAGQDYPDPVRPNTLAKSIAIGNPADGFQVVETIKATGGWGAMVSDEEILDGIQWLAETEGIFTEPAGGTTVAVTRKLVEQGRIPRDESIVVCVTGNGYKTAEVLQGRTPAPIAIGRSLAEFEEAVGSPLRRG